One Fibrobacter sp. UWEL DNA segment encodes these proteins:
- a CDS encoding YbaB/EbfC family nucleoid-associated protein, whose protein sequence is MDMSKMLKDLQKMQSKMMKAQSDLKAQSFEAEAGGGMVKVAMNGKGVVTMIKINPDAVDKDDVEALEDLIMAAINSAVKKKDEATQSSISDITGGMKIPGLM, encoded by the coding sequence ATGGATATGAGCAAAATGTTGAAGGACCTTCAGAAGATGCAGAGCAAGATGATGAAGGCCCAGAGCGACCTGAAGGCCCAGAGTTTCGAAGCCGAGGCCGGTGGTGGCATGGTCAAGGTCGCCATGAACGGTAAGGGCGTGGTCACCATGATCAAGATTAACCCGGACGCAGTGGACAAGGACGACGTGGAAGCTCTGGAAGACCTGATTATGGCCGCCATCAACTCCGCGGTGAAGAAGAAGGACGAAGCAACCCAGTCCAGCATTTCCGACATCACTGGCGGCATGAAAATCCCCGGTCTGATGTAA
- a CDS encoding efflux RND transporter periplasmic adaptor subunit: MNKNVTKLLTIATAALLLAGCDLKKDEKAQEEKSVTTIEEIQKQNGKPARVVKAAQAKLTDVRKFSGTIEGMQQTYAISKMNDPLAAINVKVGSNVKKDQVLAEYVRSADNTQLEQTKEQIALLEKATERMREVYQKGGISQQDMDSQELQLKIAKMNLETLERANKILAPSSGVVTELKFQVGQVPGQGPFCTIAKLDQVILKLNITSQDIGLFKKGAQATIVVNGEKLKGKVTTIPLAANPQTRFFPVEVTFNNKGKKLLPGMYVTADMDMQQVNGVVVPAEAIVYRNGLNTVWTVDGEGKAKRKIVQVGVQANGDVQIVDGLSDGDVVMVEGQSKMNDGDKVLIVE; encoded by the coding sequence ATGAATAAGAACGTAACAAAACTCCTTACCATTGCAACAGCAGCACTCCTTCTCGCTGGTTGCGACCTTAAGAAGGACGAAAAAGCTCAGGAAGAAAAGAGCGTAACCACCATCGAAGAAATCCAGAAGCAGAACGGCAAGCCCGCTCGCGTCGTAAAGGCAGCTCAGGCCAAGCTTACCGATGTCCGCAAGTTTAGCGGAACCATCGAAGGCATGCAGCAGACTTATGCCATTTCCAAGATGAATGATCCTCTTGCAGCTATCAACGTAAAGGTTGGTAGCAACGTCAAGAAGGACCAAGTTCTTGCAGAATATGTACGTTCCGCAGACAATACCCAGCTGGAACAGACCAAGGAACAGATTGCACTTCTGGAAAAGGCAACTGAACGTATGCGCGAAGTTTACCAGAAGGGTGGTATCAGCCAGCAGGATATGGACTCCCAGGAACTGCAGCTGAAGATTGCCAAGATGAACCTGGAAACTCTGGAACGTGCAAACAAGATTTTGGCACCTTCTTCCGGTGTCGTTACCGAATTGAAGTTCCAAGTGGGTCAGGTTCCGGGCCAGGGTCCGTTCTGCACCATCGCAAAACTGGATCAGGTCATTCTGAAGCTGAACATCACCAGCCAGGACATCGGTCTTTTCAAGAAGGGAGCTCAGGCAACAATCGTTGTCAACGGCGAAAAGCTGAAGGGTAAGGTTACCACCATTCCTCTGGCAGCAAATCCCCAGACCCGTTTCTTCCCGGTGGAAGTCACTTTCAACAACAAGGGTAAGAAGCTTCTCCCCGGTATGTACGTTACCGCAGACATGGATATGCAGCAGGTGAACGGCGTGGTCGTCCCTGCCGAAGCAATCGTTTACCGCAACGGCCTCAACACCGTATGGACTGTTGATGGCGAAGGTAAGGCCAAGCGTAAGATCGTGCAGGTAGGCGTCCAGGCTAACGGCGATGTCCAGATTGTGGACGGACTCAGCGATGGCGACGTCGTGATGGTCGAGGGCCAGTCCAAGATGAACGACGGCGACAAGGTTCTCATCGTAGAATAA
- a CDS encoding TolC family protein has product MFRQKALSAALAATLALGMATQTFAGQTYTREEAIKVALENSSDVKSAEEALTKTNAQVDEGYGNAYPSIDLSATVTRIFGLKDVKKSSDLTKAAQQMAMGQDADGHPMANAYDQQVIGPALDGLIYGMKSQGYRWQSSIGLTATQVLYAGGKVGTGIEIAKTAKLTSEIALENTKNKVRYDVEEAFDNVIILDSSVVITEESIALLQTAVDLATQSFQSGLGKELDVVRAQLELDNLKSTLEDLKKKQVLARNAILNTMGLPFDAEVKFIGDFRNPENATMPDTAMANVLKRRKEIAQLKAAEEINSKLVEIEEGDYKPTVALVAGLKYSNNKNEFLDWDAPDWDENINKYIALSVTMNLFNGNKTKSGVAQAKSDLRTIQLKRETAERGFRLQIESCVSALENATQQIEMKKRSLELSQKNYDLTEAAYKVGRETQINYLTANNSLRQAKLAYTQAIKEWNTAYNALLQATGEY; this is encoded by the coding sequence ATGTTCAGGCAAAAAGCCCTTTCGGCCGCATTGGCCGCAACATTGGCCCTCGGAATGGCCACCCAGACGTTTGCGGGTCAGACATACACCCGTGAAGAGGCCATTAAGGTGGCTCTCGAAAATTCTTCCGACGTCAAATCCGCAGAGGAAGCCTTAACCAAGACCAACGCCCAGGTGGACGAAGGTTACGGCAATGCATACCCCAGCATCGACTTGAGTGCAACTGTCACCCGTATTTTCGGACTCAAGGACGTGAAAAAGTCCTCCGACTTGACCAAAGCAGCCCAGCAAATGGCTATGGGCCAGGACGCAGACGGTCACCCCATGGCAAACGCCTACGACCAGCAGGTGATTGGTCCCGCCCTGGATGGTTTGATTTACGGTATGAAGTCTCAGGGTTATCGCTGGCAGTCTAGCATCGGCCTTACCGCAACACAGGTTCTCTATGCCGGTGGTAAGGTGGGTACAGGTATCGAAATTGCAAAGACCGCCAAGCTCACCAGCGAAATTGCCTTGGAAAACACCAAGAACAAGGTTCGTTACGATGTGGAAGAAGCTTTTGACAACGTAATCATCCTCGACAGTTCCGTTGTCATTACCGAAGAAAGCATCGCTCTTCTCCAGACAGCAGTTGATCTTGCTACCCAATCCTTCCAAAGCGGGTTGGGCAAGGAACTGGATGTGGTCCGCGCCCAGCTGGAACTGGATAACCTGAAGTCCACCCTGGAAGACCTGAAAAAGAAGCAGGTTCTTGCACGTAACGCCATTCTGAATACCATGGGCCTGCCTTTTGACGCAGAAGTCAAGTTTATTGGTGATTTCCGCAATCCGGAAAACGCAACCATGCCGGATACCGCCATGGCAAACGTCCTGAAGCGCCGTAAGGAAATTGCCCAGTTGAAGGCTGCCGAAGAAATCAATTCCAAATTGGTAGAAATCGAAGAAGGCGACTACAAGCCCACTGTGGCTCTGGTCGCAGGTCTCAAGTACTCTAACAACAAGAACGAATTTTTAGACTGGGATGCACCGGACTGGGACGAAAACATCAATAAGTACATCGCCCTCAGCGTCACCATGAACCTCTTCAACGGAAACAAGACCAAGTCTGGCGTAGCACAGGCCAAGTCTGACCTCCGCACTATCCAGCTGAAGCGTGAAACCGCAGAACGCGGATTCCGCCTGCAGATCGAATCCTGCGTAAGCGCCCTGGAAAACGCAACCCAGCAGATTGAAATGAAGAAGCGTTCCCTGGAACTTTCCCAGAAGAACTACGATCTGACCGAAGCTGCATACAAGGTAGGGCGCGAAACCCAGATCAACTACCTGACCGCAAACAACAGCCTCCGTCAGGCAAAGCTGGCCTACACACAAGCAATTAAGGAATGGAATACTGCATACAACGCACTGCTCCAGGCCACCGGTGAATATTAA